From Ficedula albicollis isolate OC2 chromosome 7, FicAlb1.5, whole genome shotgun sequence:
CCCCAGGCTTGTGGGAGATGCTCCTTGGGGTGACCCGAGCTCTTACCTGGTATTTATCCGGGTCAGCCCCTCCAGCCTGAGCAACAAAGAGCCCGGAGCCTTCTTCCAGCTCCATCTCATCCGGGGAGCGCTCAAAGCGGACACGCTCGTGCTCCTCACAGTCCAGGTAGAGGATaacttcctcctcctccacgCTGATGGCGAAGCGCGTCCACTGGTtgagcagggtgggcacagtGAAGGTGGCGGCCGGGTAGGAGCTGGGCGAGCCGGGCTCTGTGTAGTAGAAGATGATCTGCTGCTGGCCCGCCCGCAGCTCCGAGAGCTTGACGCCCACGTAGATGATGCTCTGCGATGAGTCCGTGACGGCAAAGAGCACACCGGCCCGGGGCGTGGTGGGCTGGATGTGGAACAGCAGCGAGAAGTCCCGGTAGAAAGGGCTCGGCAGGTGGTACCGGGCCACCTGGCCCGTGTTGGCATTGGGACCGAAGACGTAGCCAGGGTTGTTGTCGGGGCCATAAATTCTGTGGATCTCCTCCGTCAGTGGGTCCCCGATCAGCTCCAGCAGGCTGACCTCAGCACTCAGGCTctctgtgaggaggaaggacagGGCATGGTCTCAACCAGCCAGGCAAGGATGGTCACTCAGCAAGGACACCCCTGCCCATGCCTCCCAAACACACTGTCCTTCAGTGGCTCCCTTCACTCACCTGCCCTAAGACTTGTGCATTGGCCAAGGCAGTGACCTTGAACTGCTCGCACCACATCATTTGGAAGCACCTCCCAAAATgccccccattcccagctgctggccctccaaccacagcagggacatcacagaatcagagcCTGACTTGGGTGGGAGAGcaccttaaagaccatctcattccaatccccctgccgTGAGCAAGAACACAatccactagaccaggttgctcagattCCCTGAGATGGGATAAAACCAAAGGGGTCTTGCCCATGGtagggagatgctgctggaacACCACAGCAGTGGTGCTGAACCACCACGGATCCCCAGGGAAGCGTGTTGCATCCATACTCATTCCGGGATCACAGTGACCCCTCGCGTCATCCCGGGACAAGATCCTACGGTCACCCCAGCTGGGAATAAATCAGAGCCATCCCCTCGCAACACCCTGGGAATGCAGCTCAAGCCAGCTCAGCTTCGCAGATGCTCTCAATTTGGAGGTCGCCTCCTCTCCCAAATCCTATTGAGAATTAGGGAATTGGGGAAGTTCTGCTGGAGACGGTCTCTCCTACCCGGCGCAGCTGAACATCTGGTGAGGGCGAGCCAGCGCCGTGTCCGCCAGCTCCCGTTGTTCTGGCAGCCAGCACATCCTCATCGCCCACACACCGGGCGCTGGATTCCTCCTCTCCTATGTCAACTGCTCGGGGCCGGTGCCAGTTCCAAAGGAGAGGCTTTTTAACCTCTCCTTTCCTGGGAGGGAGGAAACCCAACCACCCTGGCTCTGAAACTGCTGAGGTATCTGCACTGGGAATGGATACTCAGAGCTGAGTTTTGTCCCCATCCTGAGCCAGGAGTGGGAGCTGACACAATTCAGTGTCGCCAGTTCTATTCCTAATTTCCATGTGAGCCATGGGGAGTGAGGGGAATCAGAGATGTATCCTGAGATATCTCAGGCTGAATCCAGGAGGATCAGCCAGGAACCTCcacccagctctggagccaggcaTTATCCTCCagagctcttaaaaaaaaaaaaagaaaaaaaaaaccccccccccccccccccccccccccccccccccccccccccccccccccccccccccccccccccccccccccccccccccccccccccccccccccccccccccccccccccccccccccccccccccccccccccccccccccccccccccccccccccccccccccccccccccccccccccccccccccccccccccctattaaaaccccattaaaaaaaaaaaaaaaaaaaaagaaaaaaaaaagatcaggcCAACCTTGCCCAGcccaaaaggaaaacacatctcTTGGGATGGTGATGAAAACCTGGGTGCCTCTTCCAAAGCCTGGGAGACATGGAGCATTCCCAGGTTCCCCTGCTGCCAAGCCTCAATGCCAGCACCAGCCCTCTGACAGGGACCCAGCAGTAGGGACATAAGAAGGGCCACCAGCTAAAGGTGGGGGCAAATTTTTGCTCTGCCAAAGCCAGACGCACCGATCCTCAGAAACTGCTCTGTGTCCACCTGCTCCCCAAGCCCCCAGTTACTCCCAATCCTGGcaccccaaaacaaagcacCTGGCTGGGAGAAAGTCTCCTTCCCAAACTTCTACCAGTTCTAGCCCCTTCAtctgccctgcactgggatCAGGCTTCCCTATGGCACATCCCCAGTCTGCTTAGAGGAGAACCTCTGGATCCTGGAGTCCAGCACCCTTTCACTCCCAGAGGTGCACAGCCCTACACCAAAACTGATGGGGTGAGTAAGTGGGCCTCCCCCAGACTCTCAGCCTGCCACCCACCCTTGAGTCACCCCATGCTCAGCACCCCACAAGCTCGTTCCAACTGCAAATGCCAGGATGCAGGGTTTGCGTTTATCTGGGGTTGGAGGAAGCCAAATTCACAGCAGCTTTAAGGAAAAAGGAAGCCAGAGCTTCCTCCTGGGGGTCCACATGGGTCTAAGAGCCAGTGCTGCAATTCCTGCAGCCAGACAAGTCATTGTGTCCCCCCAGGGCTCAGGATGACTGGGGACACACTGAAAGAGGCTTTTGTTAGCAGGGCAATTTGCAATCATTCTCCCCTTGGAGCTGCAACTGGCTCTGGGAGTCTCCCTCCTCCTCAAACATGCCACTCACCCCCGAGTCCCGGGTGGGAGCTGGGTGCTAGCACTTCCCAAAGCAAATGGACATTTTTCCTGCGTGGCAGAGGTTGGATGGGgactggggagcagaggagtAAGGGGAGACCTCTTCAAATGTCTGCTCCCTACAAAAGTCAAGTGCCCCTTCTCATCCCCACAGCATTCAGGCCACGCCTGCTTTATCCAAAGGGCATCCAGAGTCCAAATATCCCAGCCAATCATCCCTGTGGCAAACTGAAAGCACCTACCATGGAACATGGAGATGTGGTGGGGACTGCAGTGGGTTTGGTGCTGGCACAGGATGTCTGTGGGGATGTGTCTGGACGCAGTGATTCTGCCACTGGAAATATCCCCAGGGTGCTCCGAGCCACCTTCCCCCTCTGCCATGACCCGGCCCGAGCCCACGCTCCCAGCGCGGGATTCAGGGGacccccagcacacagcagcacaacaaGTCACTCTGTGGGGTGCACGACAGCCCCCACATTCCCCACTCATTCCCAACACTGCCTATTCAAGCAACCACAGTGCAGTCCCAGATGGGAGTGCACCTCCTCTACGAGCATCCCCATGATCCCAGTGCATCCCCCAGGAACAGAGCCTCTTTGACACCAAGGGGGCCCTGTGTGCGACCCTGGTTTGCCAGCCCCCAGTCTCGGCATTCCTCCTTGGCATTTCCCGGCCATACCCGGAGGGTGCAGGGGTCGGCAGGGAACACAGCCTCATTCAGAGGCTTTGGCAGGCGGGGGGAGCTCCAGCTTTCATCCCAACTGCATTTCTCCAAGCACCAGTCATTCCCCGCTCCCATCTCTCACCCCCCTGCCTTGTCTGGGTCCCTGGAAGGTCACAGCCACCTGTGAtgatggagctgggggtgaAGTAACCTCTCCCACATTTCCAAGGAGCAGGGATCAAACATTAGCCGCCATCGGGTGAATCATTAACCCCAAAGGGCTGCTCCGggagagggcagcaggcaggcatGGCTGAGGGTCACCTTGAAACCTCCTCTCCCCCATGGTGCTGTGGTTGGGTGGTCACAGGGTCTGAGTCCTTGCCCTGTTCCTACGTGGAGGTGCCAGGTCTCCAAGTGCTCTGATCTCAGCCAGGATGGACACCCCAAAGCCCCATGGCACCTGGAAACTGGCCCTGGATGCCAGCACAATGCATATGGGGAGAAtcccctgtgctggccccaGTGATTCACCAGGAGCGATGCTCGGCCTTGTGGAGGGAGCCAAAACCTGCCAGTTCTGTTTGGAAAAGCCAAAGCTGGATGGAAAGCGATTTTGGATTCGGCAGCATCCCACGGGCACAAGGCAGAAGCATCCCCCAGCGCCTgggggagcctgggcaggggagaCATGACACAGGGATGACACCACATTACCTGCAGAAGCATTAATAAAGACACAAGAAACCCCTTCATCCTCCTCAGGGAGAGCATCGCAGGGCAGAGGCAGGCGCCCGCCAGCCAAGTGAGTCCAACACAGGTCTCTGACGGCCTCGCAGAAGCCCTGGCACGGTGGGGGGGTTACAGGGACCGAGGGGCtacagccagggagcagcagcaagcagaggaACCACTCCAGGTAGCGATGGCACCGCGACTTAAGCAGCCCCTCCCACTCATGCAAAGCCGCCTGAATTTCCTCCTCGCTGCTGTGCCGGAGGTAATTTGGCAATCGGACATGGCTGGTGCCCAGCACGCTGCAGACGGGCAGGTGGGTTGGGATGGGCTGGCAACGGCCAGCTATTGGCATCAGTCCTGGAAAGAAGGATGAGAGCCCCGTGCCACCGCTCCCGTAGAGCTGCATGGTAGCGGTTAATAAGTCGAAGTCCAGAGGGACGGAGGAATAAGCAGCAGGAGGATCCACACCCTTATCCACCCTCTGGTCAGGCCAAGGGGGGCTCTGGCTCCCGTTCCTGCTGGCCAGAGCCAGCCTCAAGTGGCCGGTGCCATGCCATAGGTTCGGTGATGCTCCATGGAGGTGGTGGGGAGGTTGTGCCAAGGGGTCCTGGAATGGCACCGCCCGCTCATGGGTACTGTCACCtggtgagaaaggaaaaggggcaCTACCTGTCTGGGGACCCGCTGGTCTCTGCAAGGACACCTGTGTCTCAATTGCTGTAGGAGTTCCTGTCCCCAGGAACTCTGGGTTCTCGGTGGTCACCATCCTCACAAGCTGTGGGTTCTCAGTGTTGCCCAGGAGCTCTGGTCTCTCGCTGGTCACTGTTCTTGGCAGCTGAGTCTCCTCAGTGCTCCTCATCGCCACGAGCTGCAGATTCTCAGTGGTCCCCtggcccaggagctgtgggtcCTTGGTGGTCCTTAGGAGCTGTGGGTCCTTGGTGCGCTCCAttaccaggagctgcaggtcctCAGTAGTCCCCGACCCCAGAAGCTGCAGGTCCTTAGAGGTCCCTgaccccaggagctgtgggttcTCAGTGGTCCCTgaccccagcagctgcaggttctCAGTagtccctgtccccaagagCTCCTTGGGGCTCACTGATCCCAGGTCTGCAGTACTCACCATCCCTAGGAGCTGCAGGTCCTCAGTGGTGCCCaaccccaggagctgcaggtcctCAGTAGTCCCCGACCCCAGAAGCTGCAGGTCCTTAGAGGTCCCTgaccccaggagctgtgggttcTCAGTGGTCCCTgaccccagcagctgcaggttctCAGTagtccctgtccccaagagCTCCTTGGGGCTCACTGATCCCAGGTCTGCAGTACTCACCATCCCTAGGAGCTGCAGGTCCTCAGTGGTGCCCaaccccaggagctgcaggtcctCAGTAGTCCCCGACCCCAGAAGCTGCAGGTCCTTAGAGGTCCCTgaccccaggagctgtgggttcTCAGTGGTCCCTgaccccagcagctgcaggttctCAGTagtccctgtccccaagagCTCCTTGGGGCTCACTGATCCCAGGTCTGCAGTACTCACCATCCCTAGGAGCTGCAGGTCCTCAGTGGTGCCCaaccccaggagctgcaggtcctCAGTAGTCCCCGACCCCAGAAGCTGCAGGTCCTTAGAGGTCCCTgaccccaggagctgtgggttcTCAGTGGTCCCTgaccccagcagctgcaggttctCAGTagtccctgtccccaagagCTCCTTGGGGCTCACTGATCCCAGGTCTGCAGTACTCACCATCCCTAGGAGCTGCAGGTCCTCAGTGGTGCCCaaccccaggagctgcaggtcctCAGTAGTCCCCGACCCCAGAAGCTGCAGGTCCTTAGAGGTCCCTgaccccaggagctgtgggttcTCAGTGGTCCCTgaccccagcagctgcaggttctCAGTagtccctgtccccaagagCTCCTTGGGGCTCACTGATCCCAGGTCTGCAGTACTCACCATCCCTAGGAGCTGCAGGTCCTCAGTGGTGCCCaaccccaggagctgcaggtcctCAGTAGTCCCCGACCCCAGAAGCTGCAGGTCCTTAGAGGTCCCTgaccccaggagctgtgggttcTCAGTGGTCCCTgaccccagcagctgcaggttctCAGTagtccctgtccccaagagCTCCTTGGGGCTCACTGATCCCAGGTCTGCAGTACTCACCATCCCTAGGAGCTGCAGGTCCTCAGTGGTGCCCaaccccaggagctgcaggtcctCAGTAGTCCCCGACCCCAGAAGCTGCAGGTCCTTAGAGGTCCCTgaccccaggagctgtgggttcTCAGTGGTCCCTgaccccagcagctgcagatccTCAGtagtccctgtccccaagtgctcCGTGGGGCTCACTGATCCCAGGAACTGGAGTTCTTTGGTGGTCTTCatcctcaggagctgcaggtcctCGGTGCTCCCTgaccccaggagctgtgggtcCTCAGTGGTCCCTGACCCCAGGAGCTGTAGGTCCTTcggggtccctgtccccaggagctggggcttgttcctggggctgctggccacCTGCtgacctggagcaggtgacatGATGTGGGGAGGAGCGATGCTTGCCCGTGCCGtgctctccagcagccctgtggcactcctgtcccactgctccgTGGTTCCCTCACCCACAGGCGCTGCTGTAGCAGGATCTGGCTCCTGCCGCCGTGGAGTGGTGACATTCCCTGCCGCCTCGCCACCCCACCTCACTGGGGACGGGCTGGGAGCCGGAGCTGCTGCCGAGGTTGGCGGCTCCGACGCCGGGATTCCCTTGCCGGGTGCTGCTGGGCTTCCTGTGGTCTTCGCGCTGTCCCAAACCCAGTCCAGGAGCTGTGGTtcagagcaggagaagcagcaagccaggaggagcagaaatcCCAAGCGAGGTGGGGCCATTGGAAAGGGAAGACGAGCTCCGTTGCTCCCGAGAGCGGAGCGGGGAGGctggaggaaggaaagcagggaagaggcaggagtTCTGCCCCGGCCCGACTCTCACTCACATCgctctctcctccccagctccgGCACTCGACCCTTCAAACCGGAGCggagcagagggaggagtgGCCGCGCCGagccctcctctccccagcgCCAGCCTCCCGCTGCCGGCACGGCCCCGCGGGGACCCCGCCGCCCGCCCGGGGACCCAcctgagccccccaaaaccTCCGGGAGCCACGCCAGCCTTCAGACGCACCCttctgcctgtcccagcagctgctcccagatgTTTAACTCCTTCCTGCCTAGAAAATCCTAAATCCTCTCTCCCCGCTCGGTGGCTCCGGTTAAATCAGCAGCATCTGGAGCTGTACGAGGTGGGGTCGTGCATGGACATGGTCCTCATGCATGCCCAGCTTTGGTGGGACACCCCACTTCAGGGCTCGGGTAAAGGTTATAATCTCAGAGCAAAACTGAACGAGGAGGgaaacaaaccccagaaaacatTTCCAATATTTCCACCGGCTAGAAACACAACAAGTCCCCCAAACCAAGGGTTTAAAGCCGCTTTCCCGGCTCGGTTACAGGGCCAGGACCCCCCAGGTGCTGCCGCAGCATGGCCAGGGGGCACTGCAGCTTTCCTGCCCCCCAGGCATCACAAGCCAGCAACGCCTCGAAGCCAGGTCTGAGCAATCACAAGTTTCCCAGTCACAAGTTTTCCTGGAGCTCGGGATGCAAATCTCCCCTGGGCAGCGCTGGCATTCTCCCACACCCCAGAAATTTCAATTGTTTTTTGCCTCAGCTTAAAAAAGTTACCCCCAAATCCACTTATCCAACTCTGGTGACGGTGCCCCTCTCTCCTAGGGATGGCCAAGCAGAGATGGAGCACTCccatggcactgctgtggtgacACCAGGCAAGTCACTTCCATGGCTCAAGCGTCCCTGAGACGGGGTTTTGATGAGGAGGTGGCAATCTTGGGTCCCCTTGGCTGTGTGACCAGGAAAGTCACAGTGTGCCACAACGAGGTCCTACAGAGCAGAGGTCTCTACATGCCAGAGCTGATTCTCCAGTTcaaaaatacacaggaaaatCACCGAGACAAATGCTCAGATATCCATTTTGCTTCGTGCAACATTTCCCACACTACATTTGAAGCGAAACGGGTGAGTTTTCCCCTGAAGACggcagctggctgctgctgccagcagctctccccatGACCGATGCTGTTAGGGGTGCCTGCAGTGGAACAGCCCCCGCCCAGTCCGCACGGGACGTGGGATAGCCGGGATGGCAGAGCTTCCACACGGCCCCCTCCCGGAGCTCCCGTACTCccaccagcctggggagggagcCAGGTGTCTGCCAACCTTCTCTGGCGTGTCCCGACTGggctcagctgccctggggccaGGGTGCGGTGCAGGACTCCTTGGCACATCCCAGAGGGATAGGAGTGACTGCCGCTTCCATTCCCACTGGTGGGATGCAAAACCTCGGTGATCTCGCAGTCTCTCCCATCCCGGAGatgtgcagctcccagggcgGGGGGCATCACATGCCCCCATGAGCTGTCTGGTCTCTGCCAGGAGGATTtgggcagcagcaccctgctggGGTAGCCCAAGCGTGTGCAGACAGGATGCCCAGCCAGAAAAATTCCCACTTCTCCCTTCTGCTAGGATTAGGCAGCTCATGGCAGCCGAGTGGAGCAGCAGTCCCATGGGACACTCTCATTAAGTCAATGATCTTCGTTTCACTGCACACCTCCTCgctggcagctccctggaaaGGAGTCAGGGCTGGGGCATCCCCAAAAAAAGGGATTTCCAAAACAGGTGCCCTGAGGgtgggctggtggcacaggtggcactAGAGCATCTTGGCCCAGTGCaaccagctctgccactgaccaagcagccaaggcagggactgggaaggCACCAGCTGGTGAAATATTCTGGAGAAGTATTCCCCCAGGGAGAAACCATGGCAGCTGgttgctggcagagcagggaaaccCCCTTGTTTTagcctcctccaggctaaaGGCTCCCAAAAAGTGCTTTGCACACTCCAtgagatgctgctgccagcttgCCATAATCTTGGACTTCTTGAAAAGTAAATTTGGAGCCTCACCctgctcccagttccctcccaaAGAGGCTGGCTGCATCTTTCCAAAACTGTCTGACATCTGGTGCTGCAGCATGATTCCTCAGGAAAAGGGGGATTGGGCTGCCCTAAGAAGGCACTGAGGGCTCAGTCCTGGGCCAGAAGAataaagagggggaaaaaggggggggaaagggaaaagagaggagaaactAGAGGTGGGGGAAAAGAGCGgagatgggaagaaaagagattgGGGGAAGAGGGTGGGGGGAAAGAGAGCGgggagaagagaaggggaaaatgagaggagagaaagagggaaaggagaaaaaaaaaagagattggGGAAGTCAAGGAAAGAGTGGGAAGTGAAGGAAAGTGTGGGGAAAAGTGGAAGAAGTGGAAAATGAGAgtaggaaaggagagagaaggatagaaaaagaggggaaaagaggaggcgggaaaaggaggaaaagaacaaagaaaacaggaaaaaagagaagaggggaagagaaggaggaaaagaaagggggaCAAGGTAAgaggggggaaggggaggggaacagaaaggggaaaacagatggaagcaaaaagacaaaaagacaggaaaaaaggaggtGAAGAAAGGGAACcgaaaaaaaaagagaaaaagagggaaaaatagataaaaagcaggggaaaaaaaagaacctgtCATTCAGATCTGCAGCCTTTCATCCGTGGTCAAAGCACACCGACGTTTCTCTCCGGGGttgctctccctgcaggattttgggagaGGATTTTGAGCTGAGCcttgccccagcccagctcagcaattcctcctgcacagcccgAGGATTCCCCAGCAAGCGCTGGGCAGAGGGACGGACAgacagagggatggatggacggacagCAGAGGGAGCCTCGGGCTGAGCAGAGTGAGGACGCTTCCTCAGGAGACCCCGCTCTGCTGGACCCAGCCCTGAGATCAGAGCTCCGGACAGGGACTGGAAGGGAGCAAGGGTGGGTACAGGTACAGCCCCCCTGGAACCAGGGGAAGGGaagttttgggaagggaagtGAACTTTTGGGAAGggaggcaaggcaaggcaaaggcaaggcaaaggcaaaggcaaggcagggcagggaaagggaaagggaaagggaaagggaaagggaaagggaaaggaaaaggaaa
This genomic window contains:
- the COL18A1 gene encoding collagen alpha-1(XVIII) chain isoform X1 is translated as MAPPRLGFLLLLACCFSCSEPQLLDWVWDSAKTTGSPAAPGKGIPASEPPTSAAAPAPSPSPVRWGGEAAGNVTTPRRQEPDPATAAPVGEGTTEQWDRSATGLLESTARASIAPPHIMSPAPGQQVASSPRNKPQLLGTGTPKDLQLLGSGTTEDPQLLGSGSTEDLQLLRMKTTKELQFLGSVSPTEHLGTGTTEDLQLLGSGTTENPQLLGSGTSKDLQLLGSGTTEDLQLLGLGTTEDLQLLGMVSTADLGSVSPKELLGTGTTENLQLLGSGTTENPQLLGSGTSKDLQLLGSGTTEDLQLLGLGTTEDLQLLGMVSTADLGSVSPKELLGTGTTENLQLLGSGTTENPQLLGSGTSKDLQLLGSGTTEDLQLLGLGTTEDLQLLGMVSTADLGSVSPKELLGTGTTENLQLLGSGTTENPQLLGSGTSKDLQLLGSGTTEDLQLLGLGTTEDLQLLGMVSTADLGSVSPKELLGTGTTENLQLLGSGTTENPQLLGSGTSKDLQLLGSGTTEDLQLLGLGTTEDLQLLGMVSTADLGSVSPKELLGTGTTENLQLLGSGTTENPQLLGSGTSKDLQLLGSGTTEDLQLLGLGTTEDLQLLGMVSTADLGSVSPKELLGTGTTENLQLLGSGTTENPQLLGSGTSKDLQLLGSGTTEDLQLLVMERTKDPQLLRTTKDPQLLGQGTTENLQLVAMRSTEETQLPRTVTSERPELLGNTENPQLVRMVTTENPEFLGTGTPTAIETQVSLQRPAGPQTGSAPFPFSPGDSTHERAVPFQDPLAQPPHHLHGASPNLWHGTGHLRLALASRNGSQSPPWPDQRVDKGVDPPAAYSSVPLDFDLLTATMQLYGSGGTGLSSFFPGLMPIAGRCQPIPTHLPVCSVLGTSHVRLPNYLRHSSEEEIQAALHEWEGLLKSRCHRYLEWFLCLLLLPGCSPSVPVTPPPCQGFCEAVRDLCWTHLAGGRLPLPCDALPEEDEGVSCVFINASAESLSAEVSLLELIGDPLTEEIHRIYGPDNNPGYVFGPNANTGQVARYHLPSPFYRDFSLLFHIQPTTPRAGVLFAVTDSSQSIIYVGVKLSELRAGQQQIIFYYTEPGSPSSYPAATFTVPTLLNQWTRFAISVEEEEVILYLDCEEHERVRFERSPDEMELEEGSGLFVAQAGGADPDKYQGVIADLKLRGDPRAAERQCEEEEDDAEVSGDFGSGMEGGQQPSGKVEAVPGLVDAVPVTSPPVAGGSGPRSGGGSPQQAERTRAEERLRVSTGDTSRKGEKGEKGERGLKGDSGTSGIIGPGSVKGQKGEKGDLGVKGSAGFGYPGSKGQKGEPGDPGPPGTHSRHGDGLVVEQVTGPPGPPGKDGAPGRDGEPGDPGEDGKPGEMGPPGFPGMPGEPGLKGEKGDPGVGPRGPPGPPGPPGPPAPPSKNDKLTFIDMEGSGFGGDLESLRGPRGPPGPPGPPGVPGLPGEPGRFGMNRTDLPGPPGLPGRDGIPGPQGPVGPQGPPGRDGEAGQPGPKGEQGDVGDLGLPGLPGPKGSKGETGPAGPPGEMGLAGLPGPIGPRGQPGPPGPPGPPGPGYEAGFSDMEGSGLPFTPGPPGPEGPQGVPGLPGVKGEVGSPGQPGLPGPKGDAGMPGVDGRPGLEGFPGPQGPKGDKGSTGEKGERGQDGVGLPGPPGPPGPPGQIITVSSEDKSLLAFPGPEGRPGHAGFPGPVGPKGDQGSTGLQGAPGLKGEKGEPGVIISPDGTVVTAKVKGEKGEPGLRGPVGPSGPPGRAGMKGEIGFPGRPGRPGMNGLKGEKGDPADVLGSRGLPGPPGPPGPPGPPGSIVYNNGNTFSDSSHPAFPGFHQFQGQKGEKGDTGPPGPPGQFPYDASHFGASMRGDKGDAGPKGEKGEPGSTPLYSPGVSGLPGPPGPQGYPGLPGPKGDSIVGPPGPPGPQGPPGIGYEGRQGPPGPPGPPGPPSFPGPHRQAVSIPGPPGPPGPPGPPGISGMSLGLRAVPTYQAMLSAAHELPEGSLVFLTDRQELYVRLRGGFRRVLLEEQNLIPSSALDNEVYDKPPTLHYAGPQPRGPLHPLRNHVPPATARPWRGDEVVANQHRLPEQPLLHHQHELINGYYVQRRPDPAPVAAHVHQDFQPALHLVALNTPLSGSMRGIRGADFQCFQQARQVGLAGTFRAFLSSRLQDLYSIVRRADRAAVPIVNLQDEVLFNNWEALFTGSGAPLRAGTRILSFDGRDVLRDAGWPQKSVWHGSDAKGRRLPESYCETWRTEERAVTGQASSLASGKLLEQVASSCQHTFIVLCIENSFMTATKK